The DNA window GTCGAGCAGGTCATCGCTGACACCGCTTAGTTGCCAGGGCGCTCTGCGGTCGGGATGATGCGCAGAACCACCGACTTGGTCGCCACGGATCGTCGGAGCTTTCCAGCCGCCCTGATCGCCTTGTATCGCACGCCGTACTTCTGCTCGAGCGCCGCATCAATCGCCGAGCGGCTCTCAGCGTCATCGAGCACGGTTGCGGTGCCGTCAACCGCTGTCGCACCCGGGCTGACGTTCCCCCGCACATCGCACGGCAGAAGCTGCACAGCAGGGTTCTTCCGAATTCGTTTGACTTTCCCGGACTCACCGGAGGTGGTCACGAGCAGCCCGTCGAGCCCTTTCGCGACCCACACCGGCGTGGAAACGGGCGCCCCGGACGAGCGGAAGGTCGTCAGCAGCACGTAGGGCTCAGCGGCAAGGTCACTGCCCGTCGCGGCACTCACGATGAGACCTGTCCAGATTCGGCCTCGGC is part of the Mycetocola zhujimingii genome and encodes:
- a CDS encoding PPOX class F420-dependent oxidoreductase, coding for MSAATGSDLAAEPYVLLTTFRSSGAPVSTPVWVAKGLDGLLVTTSGESGKVKRIRKNPAVQLLPCDVRGNVSPGATAVDGTATVLDDAESRSAIDAALEQKYGVRYKAIRAAGKLRRSVATKSVVLRIIPTAERPGN